A region of Rhodospirillales bacterium DNA encodes the following proteins:
- a CDS encoding IS5/IS1182 family transposase has protein sequence MFCRLKDFRRIATRYDKRADVFLSGVFLAAAVVWWAN, from the coding sequence CATGTTCTGTCGTCTCAAGGACTTCCGGCGGATCGCCACCCGTTACGACAAACGCGCCGACGTCTTCCTCTCCGGCGTGTTCTTGGCCGCCGCCGTAGTATGGTGGGCCAATTGA